In the genome of Monodelphis domestica isolate mMonDom1 chromosome 2, mMonDom1.pri, whole genome shotgun sequence, one region contains:
- the LOC100022766 gene encoding olfactory receptor 14A2-like codes for MNNLTMVTEFLLMSFSKTWELQILQAILFLLIYLVALMGNLLIFTLISLDGHLHTPMYFFLKNLSFLDLCLISTTVPKSIANSMSHSHSISLLECILQLFLVIFFASSELFLLTVMSYDRYVAICRPLNYEVVMNKGTCVKMAAFSWLTGGLFGVLYTISTFSLSFCNSNEIHQFFCDVPSLLRISCSDTHIALDVTIAMGFSLGILCCISITISYGPIFSTVLKIPTTEGRSKAFSTCLPHLFVLLIFITTAALSYLSPPLDTNSVLDLLLSMFYMVVPPTLNPIIYSLRNKDVKTSLKKLIA; via the coding sequence ATGAACAACCTCACAATGGTGACAGAATTCCTCCTCATGAGCTTTTCCAAAACCTGGGAGCTACAGATCTTACAGGCCATCTTGTTCTTGCTAATCTACTTGGTGGCTCTGATGGGGAACCTGCTCATCTTCACTCTCATCTCACTAGATGGGCACCTCCACACCCCTATGTACTTCTTCCTGAAGAACCTGTCCTTCTTGGATCTTTGTCTTATTTCCACCACAGTCCCCAAATCCATTGCAAACTCCATGAGCCACAGTCATTCAATCTCTTTGTTGGAGTGTATATTACAACTCTTTTTGGTTATCTTCTTTGCATCATCAGAGCTTTTTCTCCTCACAGTGATGTCCTATGACCGCTATGTAGCCATCTGCAGGCCCCTAAACTATGAAGTTGTCATGAACAAAGGGACTTGTGTGAAGATGGCAGCTTTTTCCTGGCTCACTGGTGGTTTGTTTGGGGTCCTATACACAATTAGTACATTCTCATTGTCTTTTTGTAACTCCAATGAGATCCATCAGTTCTTTTGTGATGTCCCTTCTTTACTCAGAATCTCTTGCTCTGATACACATATTGCACTTGATGTGACTATAGCTATGGGGTTCAGTTTAGGGATTCTCTGCTGTATTTCCATAACTATCTCTTATGGTCCAATCTTCTCAACTGTGCTGAAGATTCCAACCACAGAGGGTCGATCAAAGGCCTTTTCCACTTGCTTGCCCCACCTCTTTGTCCTCCTGATTTTTATCACAACAGCAGCCTTGTCTTACCTAAGCCCACCTTTGGACACTAACTCAGTACTGGATCTATTATTGTCTATGTTCTATATGGTGGTGCCCCCAACCCTGAACCCTATCATCTATAGCCTAAGGAACAaggatgtgaagacttccctaAAGAAGCTCATAGCCTGA